cCATGTACATTGAATTAATTGGATAcattattgttgaaaaattcttggtttacatatttttttaatgaattgttATCGGTTCTTGTATAGTTTTAATGTTGTGGCCATGTGGAtattaaattagtttaaaacttaataattatagtaattacattaagaaaattaaggaattATAAGTGAGTTTAAGTTAAGTTCAAATTAAACTCACAATTTGAATATTTTGTGAGTCAAGTATCAGTTTCACATTTATCAATCCAAAATTCATAATTCGAAATTTGAAAGTGATACTAACTATAAAAGCGGAACTTGAGTTTGTTAAACCTCGCTTCAAATGACCCAATTGATAGACCTAAATCCTTCCCTTCTTTTGAtttaaatgaaattaaatttaaaccTATAGTTTAGTACTCATATTCTTTTGTACCCAAACAGCCTTTTGACCATTGaaaaaaattacccaaaatacTACAAGTTATCTTCACCTTAATTAGAATTATTTCAAGTAATCATGAAAGTCAAGTCACATAATCGATTTTGTTGTCTaggttctatttttcttttttagtttttttattctAACCATAAAAAAGGTTCCTAATCACAATACTACTATGATTGATCATAGAAGtatattgtttggattgcattttctggAAGGGtatattgtaacactttttttagatgtgatgtatatgaagTAAAAAGATCATTGAAAATGTGTCAAGGACATATTTCCGAAAAACATGAGATTTTTGTCCTGAGAATGGCAATACAAAAAAAGCCAGTATATTGGCATATTACTGCAAATTGACCTCTTTTTtacaaatatattattttttataacttaaactatgcaaaaaaaaaaagacctctAATCAAAATATTGAATTGTATGTTCAAACTTGTAACATATATGCTTctaataaaacaaaaaagaaatgaaaaagatcAATCTTTAAAAATATTACCTATGGAAGATAGAAGCAATTGATAAAATTCAAGAATTCTTCCAGACTTGTGGTTTTCAACTATCATTGATTTCCTCCAGTTTCACGTGATCTAGTAGGCCCTCGCAATTTTAATCTTTTGCCATTGCTAGAAAATGTACAATGGTAGGGAAAGAATGGTTTTGATAGTGAAGAAAAAGACAAAGGAACTCTTTTATAGCAACTGTGGAGCCTTAGGGCAATTGCAGTAGTTGACGAATAGACACAACTGATAAATGGGCAATATTGCCCTTTTACACAgtaaaaagaagagaaagagtgcatcagactttttttttttttggcaaagaATGGTTTCAACTTTCCTTTTCTCATTTGTTGCTATTCAGAGAACTCCAATAGGCACCGCTTTGTTACACAATATGAAGGGTTGTTTTTAGGTTCTTCTTATTGTTTGCATTGTAAATATTGAACCTGTAGTTAAAACTCTACCAGATTTGATTAGTTGggaatatttaatatatatgagaCTAGAACGAGCAAATACCCAATAAGATTTGAGAATACCCAATCTTTTGAGTTtttataacaaataattttGTTTCCACAAAATTTTTCCTGAATAAACACATTTTTGAATTATATGTTCAATGTACGTGAACTTCCGTGGTACAACACTAGCACTTTACCTCCTCTTTTTTCCTGTACTTTTAGCATCTTTAATGCATGTGTTTTTActtaagagattttttttttaagcaaatgAGGAGCATTCAGTGTAACGTAGTAAAATTCACTCGGAACTTTTTTTATGCAAGATGAATTCTTAATAACTAATACATAGCATTTTGTACAAAGTTCTTGTTCGttagaaaaaattattgttatGTTAATCTTGATTGTAGAGTGATTATGATAAAAATTTATTCCACTCTATATGATGAAATGCccagtaatttttcttttagcTTGATGAAATGCTTAGTagacaaaaatttgaaatttagaaTATGGATTTCTTTGGTAGGTTTTACAAGTGGTGGGGATATCTTATTGTATTCTACAATTATTAACCATTTTAGTTATATCCAAAACAATTCATTTGAGCAACTAgtggaaaaaatagaaaaaatagaaaaaaataggGGTAGGATATTTGTCTGAATTGATTCTTCCAGTGGAGAATGCTTCAAGAAAGTAGGGATGTAAAATGGGTaaattatttgaagtattaGTTCTTTCCTATTGTTTTCTCTTATCCTAGTTCGTATATACTCATATTATACTCGTAGAATATACGTTCTTACGTATCATTCCAAAAAACATTCGTATTTCCCGcatttcaaaaatattttgaaaaatactTATACTTTTCAATTAACCATACAAAACACTTAATAAACTTTTATAATGTATCACCTTCGCAAATTATACttcaatttaaaaaattttaaaattcgaATAATGATAATGACATGTTTATGAGTTATATACAAATAAGAGTCACATATAACATAATAACTGTAGATTATACTTATTTAAGCAATATGGTAACAAAATTAATAAATGTAACATCTCATACACGAAAATAAGTTTaagattggtataagagagcaGCATATTCTTTGAAAACTATAGTAAATCTATCCATATTTTTAGTTTTGTAACTTTCAAATATGTTCATACTATTTATGCACGAATTTATATGAGTAATTTTCCCGAACACGTATTTTTATGCTGAATTTTAATCAtacttttgagaaaaaaaactAGTCTAATATGTATATAGATAGCATCTCGTATTATATCTGTCCTGTATTTTATCAACTATGCTCTTAGTGCTGTAAGTAAAATGTGCTGGGACTTAAATGGACGATAAAATAAGTCTAGTTGGTATTAGAGATGAAAATGAGCCGAGTCGAGGTTTAGTGCTATACTCAAACTCGACTGAATCTCGAACTCGATAGGTGATACTGGCacttgaactcgagttcaaacttGTTTGAGCAACTAATATATGGCTTGAGCTCGACTTGTGAGGAAATTGTTTAAGCTCAAACTTGATTCGATAAGACTGGAGTACTTATCAAGCCAAATTGAGCCTTAAGTACTCACAGTAAGAACGAGTCTCCAGGCTCAAAAATCTTGGAAAAACAATCAGTTAATAACATAACCTGATTCAATATGAAATTTGTGAGCTGATCCTAGAAAATCTCTTATCACAGAAAGAACAAGTTTCTAAACTCAAAATCTTGGAAAAACAATCTATCTATAACATAGCCTGATGCAATATAAAACTTTTGAATCGATCATACAAAATCTCTTTTAAGTTTGGGTTTAAGTTTGGGTTTGGGTTTAAGTATGGATCATACAAAATCAGACCCTACTCAAATGTATAATTCTTTTATAGGTATGGCTCTGAGTAGGGTTTGAATTTAAAAACttaaatccaaatccaaaataaatATGGTGGATCTGGATTGGATCTGAATAATATGCGACTCATTGACAAGTCTGATAAAAAATTTCTCTGTAGAACAATAAATTAGAAAGACACGCTTGGAAGCTGTGAGAAGTTCATTCCCAATGAATCCTCTACGAGGTTGGAATATATATCATTAAAAATTAACTATATATCTTCACTTGAGGATCCAGCTTCAAAAATCACATTGTTCATAGGTTAGGACATGCCCAAGCTGTATATAAGAATTCTCGGCATGGATCATAGGCAGACTAAATGGGAGAGTAGTGGAAGCGCAACTGCATTAACAGAAAGAATTTCTATTGAAAGAATCAAATAGCTTTTTATGCTATTTAGAAGGAATCAAAAGAGGAAATCAAACAATAGTTATACCTTCCATTTGATCAGAGGGTTGGTACACCGGTGCAAGAGAAGAAGAACTCTAATGCTGAGATTCTGCATTGTCCTTAGATGTTGAAGCAAAATCGAAAGGACAGGCTATCTAATGTAGTAGCTACATTATAAGACTGTGTTCTATGTAGATTCTGATAAAGGAGCTGAAGTTTGTCAACACCTACTATATTACCACCGTGACTATGAGTGGCAGGTACTTCAGAACCAGGCGTCCAATCACCTGTTTTCAATGTGACCTAATTGTGTCTTAGTAATATAACTTTGCCGCTTTCTTTTTACTTTCTAATCCGTGCTACAACTGAAGAACCTGAGTTTTCAACCTACTTGGCTTGCTTTTTTAGATCATAGGATTCTCTACACAAAATGAATCACACACAAACAAATAAACCCGCAACACTAAAAGTGCGATACTTTAATCTCCAACAGGACATGATATAATTACCACTGCCAATAAAAAAGACTAAATCCTATATACACGGACGTTATATGCATTATCACTATTGAATTTATGATACATgtataaaagttgaatttcaaatttaaattttgtataactattatttgtccaaaactgatagtatatacattgtcagtatagaaaagattaattcaaaaaaatatgcaaacaagCCTCACACTTCTAGCTTTCTTCACTCAACCAAAACAGCAAAACCAAGACTCACGTGCAAACCATAACCAAATGGAGGACGACGAAAGTCACTGGAAAAGTTCCTTAGCCACTTTGTATATACGTACAtgtctctgtgtgtgtgtgtatatataataaataattgaaaGTTCTATATAAGGCTAAAGATGTGTACATTTGTCAATTATTTGAGTTCTATAATATTCAAACAACTGTCACTCTTGTTAACATTCACAATTTGTCGTATAAGCATTAACATCCTACCTATTTATTCGAGCAATAAGCTTGTACACAGAGAGCCATTGGTTCGTGCATGACTTTTCCTTTAATTAATATTTGCCCCTTGCTTTATAAAATTATTTCTAGtagctgaaatttgaaaatgaaaaaacaaaggTATGTTTGGTATTAGCGGATGAACAGAACGAATATGGCGAGACTTGAGTCAACTACGATGTCAGATACTTTTGAGAATCTCctcttttctgtttttcttttttcaaaaactaacatttattaaaatttatgaataatagtgagtttgtttggataagagtttatttggatgatttatttgagatatttactgtagcagtttttatgatgtgatgtgtgtgagataaaaaggtgattgggatttgtgagacaaaattttttttttcaaattctctctatccaaacaaattcaGTATTATCTTCATAGAATTGGGAGTACCATTCCAATAATAAAATGTGAATGTAGGACATTTGAACATTGAGAAGCTTGTCATACATCCACATATTTTGTGATTATAGTGACATGGTCTATGGATCAAAACATGGCTAGCGCAAGGGAGTGCAAAGTAAGGATGGAAGGGTTCAGTCACTATTTCCGATGGTATATTCATGTATCGATTGAAGAGGAATTGAAAGACAGAAGATAGCGGTAATGGGGGAAGAGCAACGTGAattaatctatttttttttaaaaaaaaaattttgaactgCTAAGTGAAATGGAGGAAAATTTTATATCGATCATGCCTAATAATTGTTTTCAAACCAATGAAATACAAGGGTTCCACCTGATTTTATATAACATGTCAAGTGGATTTCACTTAACATGTAAATTAGTAAGTAAGATCCTCATATATCCACTTGAAACTTTTCTATTGTTCCTGGATCATGTCTAATAGTTGTTTCGAACATACATAAAATTCCTCGTGAAGCAAATGATAAGTTTTTAGTATACTGTTCAACCCCAGTTCAAACATTTAattgtaaaacaaaaaaagaaaaatagtaaaTCGGTTCCAGAGTTTTGGATTTTACTGGTTGTGGCCAGTTTCATAAACTCTATGAATCATCCGACATATTAACCACTAAGGTGTTACAAATAGGAAAGAGATGCCAAAATAGTAGTTGAAAAAGTAGCCAGCTTGAAGTTATAGTGTGGACTAAGTAGAAGTTAATTGTCAAATGAGCATATGAATCAACTCGGCCATAGCAAACATATACATAAGCTCTGAGAGCAACCATTAGTAGAGAATTATTGATCTTTGACGGGCAAGTTACACTTTACCTCCCTGTGGTATAGCTAATTTTTACATAACCCTCATATAGttttaaaagttatatataatccctcataatttggattaaagtgtcaaagtgacggaaatgatcaTCTGTAACAGAACCtataaaaatgtcgaaattacttttgtttaaaaactaaaatagatggagtgaccaaaatatataaacataatatgcatgACACTCTAATCTcgtatgattttatattttactatataaTCCCCTTATGGTTTAGtgctttaccatataacccccttatcatttttaatatatatatatatacataactcCCTGTggttaataaaaaattttcaactttatataagggtatttttgataGTTTAGTTAACTCCGTTACGGATTGTAAATTTcgtcattttgacactttaatccaaattatgaggggttatgtatagatttTGAAATCATAGGGGGGTTAcgtaaaaaaaatactaaaccacaGGGGAATAAAGCGTAATTTGCCCCTCTTTGACACTAAAACTAATAATGATTCACTGCACTCGTAGCATGAGCCTCTTCCGGTTGTTATCTACCACTTCTATGTATATCTCAATTTTCAGTCATTGAAAGAAATATGGGCACATTTAATTTTAATAACTTTTCCAGTGATATATTGCCCCTTTTCAATgccaacattttttttaaaaaaaaatttcacaaacatTTTTGGGCAACCATGTGATGTCCAGCTAATTTCTGACCTCACAAGATATTGTGGAAAATCGAAAGTTGAATgtgacttttttgttttttcctttcaaagccAACTTCAGTGTGATGTTGATAAGGGCTGTAACTATCAGAAACAAACGCGTGTGTGAAATAATGCAACCATTCCATTGGTTTACATTTGCCACTTACAATTTTTATTATAAAACATGAATATTACTCTAGTTTTTGGAACCTGAAGCAATTATAATAGAACGACTTTGGCCAAGAACACTGACAATTGTAGGTGACACtcagaataaaaaaaaaaaacagtttatTGAATAGAATATGGGACCGCAGGCATCCAATGACTGAATCGTGCAATTGTATATAGGGAAAGCCACTTGCAAAAAATTAATGAGAAACTTTTGACTATGGACCATTTTGACCTTAATTGTATATAGGGAAAGCCACTTAATTGTCCTTTGCACTCTGGAAAGCATTATTGGAAGAGACAGCATCACAAAAAGCAGCAATAAGGTACCTTCCTTTTTCCATTGATCATTTGCCACTGTGAAGTCTTGGCCTGCCGACTCTTGAGAAATTTGATTGAGCATCATGGCAGAGAGTGCTGTACGTTTTTTGATTAACCAGATCTCAACTTTGCTTTACCAAGAGATCACACTTTTGGGGGGGCTTAAATCAGATGTTCAATTCATCAAAGATGAACTCGGGAGCATGAAGGCTTTCCTCAGAGAAGCTGAAGCAAAGGACGACAATATTAAATGATTCTCAACTCCAAGAATGGCTAAAGCAGGTTCGAGAAGTTGCTTATGATACACAGGATGTTCTCGATGATTTTACCTTCCGCTTTGCTCGTGGTTACATGGATGGATTCTATGGCAAGGTTGGAAAGATCTATAACTCAATAAAGAATCTGAAAGCTCGCCATCAAATTTCTTTGGAGATAAAAGACATCAAGGCCAGAGTTGGAGAGATTTCAGCAAGGCATCAGAGGTACCAGTCCCTATATGGTACTCAAGAAAGAGGCTTCAGCTCTTCTCGTCAGGTGAATGCAGATTTTGACATTCGTGCTCAATCACTCTTCATTGAAGAAGCTCGACTTGTTGGGATTGATAAGCCAAAAGCAGAGCTCATCTCAAAAATCGTTGATGACCATTCCCAATTGAAAGTAGTTTCGGTTGTGGGAATGGGGGGACTCGGGAAGACTACCCTGGTGAAAAAAGTCTATGATGACGCTGCAGTGAAGAAACAATTTCAGAGCCACGCCTGGATAActgtttctcaaaattttcagttCAGGGACATCATCAAGAACCTGATCCAACAGTTGTACAACGAAATCAGACGGCCGGTCCCTCGCCGAGTGGAATCCATGGATGATAATATGCTGATTGAATTTGTCAGAGACTTCCTCCAGGAAAAAAGGTACATTCTTGTCCTTGATGATGTGTGGAGTATAGATGCCTGGGAAGCTATCAAATGTGTATTGCCTGACTGCAATACCGCTAGTCATGCTGTATTGACAACACGAATAGCTGATGTAGCTTCTGCGTCCTGTTTAGGATCACTTGACTTCGTCTATAAGATGGAGCCTCTTTCTGATAAAGAGTCTTGGACTCTGTTTTGCAATAGAACATTTCAGAGCAATGACTGTCCTCCAAATGTAGAAGAAGTTGCTAAAAAGAGCAATGACTGTCCTCCAAATGTAGAAGAAGTTgtaaaaaagtagaaaaaatgtgAGGGCCTACCGCTTGCAATTGTTGCAATAGGTGGTGTTATGGCTCTGAAGGACAAGGAAAAGACAGATGAATGGGAGATGATTCTTCATGGTTTTGGTGGCGAGGCAGATGGCAGTGGTAAGCTTGACAGGATCAAAAGGGTACTCTTACTTAGCTACAATGATTTGCCTCACTATCTTAAAAGCTGCCTATTGTATCTAAGCATCTACCCTGAAGATTATTCAATTTATGTGGATGTTATACTTCTGAAATGGATTGCACTAGGATTTGTAGAAGAGAAAGAAGGGATAACATCCACCGATATTGCTATGAGATATATGAAAGAACTCATCAACAGAAGCTTAATCCAAGTTAAATCCAGATCGACCGATGGCACATTGGCTACATGTGGTCTCCACGATTTTCTGCGTGAAATCATTGTTTcaaaatctaaagagcagagTTTCACGACTGTAGCCACCAGATGTTACAATTGACTTAAGTTAATATTGAAATAGTAACAATCAACCTCAATTCCTCAAAATATGCGTATGTACAAGTATGGATTTAGATTTTCATTTTCCAGTTAACTCCATCAAAATTTTTCTGGTTCAGCAAGACATAGAACAGAGCATCTACCGAAGAAAAAACAAGATCAAAGTGTATGAAGCATAAAAGATGAAGTTTGTCAAATTAGTAAAGCTTCGATAACACCTTTCAAAGTCCAAAGTCCAAACTGAAGGTTCagtgttcctttttttttttctttctatatCCTTAGTTTGTatgtatatttttctcaaataaaaTTTAACTGATAGTGGTTTGATATCACAAAACACTATCCAAACTCATTCGCAACTGATTTCCTTTCTATTGAAGTCAAATTACAGTCACCTTACTCAAAAGGAAATTATAATACGTTACTTGCATCCTTGAACTTTCTTTGACCTGTACTCATGCATAGGTTTCCTCTAGCACACAAAAAGTTgcaatcaagaaacataataaaaaaaataagaccATTGACTTGAAAAGAGAAATATGGAAAACAAAAAACGAAACacaagaagaagggaaaaaaatggtGAAAACAAAGGGTTATATGTAGAAGATCACATTCTTGTATCAAATTTTGCGATGATTTATCCTGTAACCTAAAGAAGTTCTACTCAAAGACATTTATAAAGATAAAATATTACACTTCCATTTTCTGTCGGCAAGAATTGAGGATTATCATGCTAAATTCTTAGAATTGAGGATTACAAGAATTTGATTGTCTTTCTGACGCCAACTTTCTCCTCTGCCGGTGGTTTTATTTAGCCTCATAGCTATAATATTTAGAGCCAATTAATTGAAACAACATAAAATGGAATTCTAAATTAAACTATGGTTTGATTGATTAAGGTGCCCTCCTGGCTTCTAATTTTTAATTGGCTTCGAGGATTTTGACTATATGATCATTctttttcatgtattttggtATTTCCACATAATTCTTGCAAGGATTTTGTTCTTTCTAGCGTTTGATATGTTTTGTTGTTTGCTGCAGCTTGttgtttccttttatttatttatttttttcagcTGTATATACTTTGTTCTATCGCTTCTGCAAAACAACCAACCACACTTGTTATGGTGCTTGTGTTCTTGAACCTGAAATGTGTAAACTCTAATGTGATTGAGAACACGTCATTAAATGCCGGGATGTTTTCCTAAATTGAATT
This portion of the Coffea eugenioides isolate CCC68of chromosome 11, Ceug_1.0, whole genome shotgun sequence genome encodes:
- the LOC113752258 gene encoding disease resistance protein RPM1-like translates to MALSRILIKELKFVNTYYITTVTMSGRLSSEKLKQRTTILNDSQLQEWLKQVREVAYDTQDVLDDFTFRFARGYMDGFYGKVGKIYNSIKNLKARHQISLEIKDIKARVGEISARHQRYQSLYGTQERGFSSSRQVNADFDIRAQSLFIEEARLVGIDKPKAELISKIVDDHSQLKVVSVVGMGGLGKTTLVKKVYDDAAVKKQFQSHAWITVSQNFQFRDIIKNLIQQLYNEIRRPVPRRVESMDDNMLIEFVRDFLQEKRYILVLDDVWSIDAWEAIKCVLPDCNTASHAVLTTRIADVASASCLGSLDFVYKMEPLSDKESWTLFCNRTFQSNDCPPNVEEVAKKSNDCPPNVEEVVKK